ctgagagctctaggccagtctggtcgatagagtgagttctaggacaggcagggctacatagaggaactctatcttgaaaaacaaaacacacacaaaaagggacCTTTATAGATTTGTAAATGCCCAGGATATTCCCAAGATGAGACCTCCCAGGAAGCAGAGCATTGTGGGAAAGAACATTGTCCTCAGGAACCCAAGTCACTTGTCTGTATGTCTAGACTCAATGAGAGAAGAGGCCCACGTGTGCTCTCTGTATTCTAGCAGCATGTGCCCCTCCAGCTTTGATCCGCCTTTTTGCTTCTCCAGGCATTGTGGCATGTAACACtggtccgtctgtctgtctgtctgtgcatcagTATTGAGTGCACTCGTCTTACCCTGGAAGTCCGGCCAGAGAGAAGGCTGTGTCCCCTAATTCTGTTCCATTTCACCCTTTAAGAAACCCTGAAGCTGCTACAGCGCCTGCTGAAGTCACCAGGCTGTCGGAAGATCCCTGTCTTGGTACAGAGCAAAGACGATGTGATTGTCACAGCCTCCAACTTCAGCTCTGAGAGGtgaggaggctgggctgagctgAGGAAGCACCTGCCTCTAGGCAGGCACCCTTGCCAGTCAGGCCACAGAGACAGGCAGTCAAGCATGATCTCATGGGCATGGTTGGAGGAAATAGTCAGCTCTGTCTTCACACAGCCTCCTAGGCCAGCAGTGTTGCTCAGAGCCTGTATTGGGTAACTCACATTCTGAATTACTGGCCTCTCGGTGGTTGGAGTCCCAGTTGGGACATCAGCATCCTTACCTTGGAAATGGGGATGTTTTAACTTCCTGGATTAGCCAGGGTTCTCTAGAAGCACAGAACCAGTGGAAAGGATATATGCTCCATGGGACATGTTAGGTTGGTTTACATGCTATAGGCTGAGTAGTTCCAACAGTGGACCtgttggcttatttttattttttgtttgtttgctttttgggacaggatctctctgcatagtccatgctgtcctggaactcactttgttgaccaggctggccttgaactcagagagatccacctgcctctggctccagagtgctgggactacaggcatatgccactatgcctagccTTCTCTCTCAGATGTCTCTGTATCTGTGCCCAGTGCCCTGAACTGACCACTCCTAGGGGAGTTGCCATCACCAGGCATTCTAGGGGCCTCCTGGGGTTCTGCCAGCCACAACCCTGCCCACCTTGGGAGAAGGGCCTCCTTGCTTCTTCCCAGAAATAGCCTCAGCCCCATCCAGGTACTTGCTTCTTAGTGGGTTCTAGACCCAGGCACGTTGGCAACAACCCTCATGCTCCCCCAGAGGGTGCTTGAGCACTGGAAGTCATGAGTATAGCAGCCTGTGCCCGACCAGTGGGACAGTCATTTCATGACTCACTGACATTTTATACTGTTTCTCAAAAGCTCTCTAATCACAGGTCAGTTTGGCGTTTATGCAACAAGTCTTTTCATTGCATAAATGCTTAATTGAGCATTGTTGTGGCAGGCTTTTCTTCCACATGTTAATGCTCCTGGATTCAGATGTTGATTTGAGCATCGTCCAGGGCTCTTCAGCTCGTTTCTCCAAGGCCATCCTTAGATGACTGTTCCCTCCTTTGCCCAGGCCTTGTTGGGAGCCACCTGCCTCCTCACGCGGTCTGTGCTCTACAGCATCTGTACAGTATCATGAGGGGTTATGTTTCAGGGGTACAGCCCCCACACCCCCCTTGCAGTCCGTAGCCTGTGAAGGCACTCAGGAATGTGGAGTTCCTGATGTCAAGACAAGTCACAGAGTAGAGCCAAAGGGACAAGGTGACTGCCGAGAGCTCTTGGCTGCCCGAGTGCctctcttccttatttcttctcttccatttaGGATGTGCCCGATATTCCAGATCTCCAATGTCACAGGTGAGAACCTCGATCTGCTCAAGATGTTCCTCAACCTCCTGTCGCCCCGAACCAGCTACAGGGAGGAAGAGCCTGCTGAGTTCCAGATAGATGATACCTACTCTGTCCCCGTGAGTGCCTCTGGGTGGGACTGACTGCGCAGGGTGGGTGGCTGCTGGGCGCCTCCTGGGCGCCTCCCACTCTCACTGAGGAGTGAGTCTGCGGTAGGAATGGTCAACTAGGTTGAGGTCTTCTGCTCGGCAGGGTGTGGGGACAGTGGTGTCCGGGACCACACTGAGGGGCCTGATCAAGCTGAATGACACACTGCTGCTGGGCCCGGATCCCTTGGGCAACTTCCTGTCCATTGCTGTCAAGTCCATCCATCGCAAGCGCATGCCTGTCAAGGAGGTCCGGGGGGGCCAGACGGCCTCCTTTGCACTGAAGAAGGTGAGTGAGGATAATTCCAGAAACTCCCCTTGAGCTCTAGGTCTGAGCCAAATCTTTTGGCTCAGTGTGGGCTACTGACCCTGTTTTCACAGAGGAGGCTGAGGTTCATGGCGACATAGTGACTTTTCCAAGCCAGGAAAGTGCCTGTCTCCTGagctctgctcctcctcctgtggCCTGAGCAGTTGTCACTTGCTCACAGTGCAGTCAGAGAGGAGTAGCTCTCCTGCACATGGCACCATCCTCCTTAGGGTTAGGATGGGTGGGATCTGTGCCACATACTCTTGCCACTGGGTCTTCCATCTCCTGGGGTTTGGGGCTGAGTGCTAGCTCTGGGGTCACCTTCCTGAAAGCCAAAATGACAGGGGGAAATGGGGTATGGTTCGTCTTGTCCAGTGGTCAGGTTATGCTCCCTGATTCCTTCCCgaatgcttgcctgcctgtgCTCTTGCCCATCCTTCAGGGCCAGGCAGCTGGACGGCCGAGCTCCTGAGCAGTCTTCATGCCTCTGGTAGTAGTGTGTAGCTCACTGCTCACCACTGAGGCTGCCTTGTGCTGCCTGCATTCGGtggtggtgaggggcagggctgaGTTGGAGTGCTTCCACTCCTGCAGAGATGTCTTGATCTCTAGGACCAGGCTGGGTAAACCTGAAAGACACCATGGCCCTTGAGCtatgttctcttttttcctttcagataaaGCGTTCATCCATCCGGAAAGGCATGGTGATGGTTTCCCCACGCCTGAATCCCCAGGCCTCCTGGGAATTTGAGGCTGAGATTCTTGtcctccaccaccccaccacaaTTAGTCCACGCTACCAAGCCATGGGTAGGTGTCCAAGGTCCTGCCAGCCCCAGAGGTTCTGTGCTGGCACCCTCCCAAAGGGGCTCCCGCAACCTAAGCCCAGTGCTTCGACTCAGGCAAGGCAGCGCTCTATTCATTCCTGCAGTTCATCCTCTGAGCAACACTAGTTGCTCAGTCCTGCAGATGCTCTAAGACCCAGACCTGTCTGCAGGGACCTTGTGTGCCAGTATTCGTTTAGCCAAGGTTGTTGAGCATAGCTGTGTGCCTGGTGGTATAAAAGTGATAggaacagggggctggagagatggctcagaagttaagagcactggctgttcttccaaaagttcaattcccagcagccacatagtggctcacatccatctattatgaaatctagtgtcctcttctggcctgaaggtgtacatgcagatagagcactgtataaaaaataatttttttttttaaggtgttagGAACAGTCTGTGGGAAGGCATTTGTGCACACAGAGGCACTCAACCTCTGCCACTTAGGCCTTGGAAGGGGAGAGATAGGGAGGAAGCAGATTCAGATCTGAAAGTAGGCTGCCCTGCTGTATCTGGCTTTCAGAGCGCTTGTCCTGCCCTGGACATACAGCTCTAGGCTGAAGGCACAGGGTAGGTCATGCATGTCCTGACTCTGCTCTTGGCAGTACACTGTGGGAGCATCCGGCAGACAGCTACCATTCTGAGCATGGATAAAGACTGTCTGCGCACAGGAGACAAGGCCACTGTCCACTTTCGCTTCATCAAGACCCCTGAGTACCTGCACATAGACCAGCGGCTGGTGTTCCGGGAAGGTCGCACCAAGGCTGTTGGCACCATCACCAAGGTATGATGGGATAACTTCACCTGCCCAAGGGCGCTTAAGTTCAGCACAGTCCAGCAACCATGGTCACCACAAGCTCCTCTTGGGAGCCCTGGAGTGGTCTTTGCTTGCCCAGGATCTATCCCTAGGCTTGTCTTGAGCTTTGAAGGCTGTCATGAAGGAAAGAAGGTGGCGTGGGAGTAGGATTCTCCTCCATAGCAGGCAATGGGACAGTGTCTGAGGAGCCAGAATTGGCCTCTGAGGTGCCTGCTACCTCTGGGCCTTGGGGTTTGCTTGGACTGTGCCTGAGGCCTTCCCACAGCCTGGGAGATACATTTGGAGTGAGTGCTGGGTATTGAAGGTCGTCCCATGATGCTTGAGTTGTTTTTTCTGGAGCACACCTTTTGCCTGCTGTGGACCTCACCCATGATTTTGGGTAGGACTTTTGGTAGAGGATTTGACCCCTGCCCCATatagaggcagacatggtggctttCGTGTCTGCCACTGGAATGATCCTCaggctgccttttcttcctgagaaGCTTCCCTCTGGCCTGTCTTTGAGGATCTGGGCTTCTCGACAGTGTGGTAGAGGCTACAGCGCCCATGGTAGTGTCTTGTGGAACCCTGCCAGTCTTCCTCCCTGCGTCTTTGAGATTGAACTTGGGCCACAAGGAAGATTCCAAGGCAGTTGCTCCTAGGTGGTAGCTTATGATGTTGGACAggcgtttgtttttgtttcttcagggaGCCTGAAGTTTCAGCATGGTCCAGAGCAGCTCTGGGCAGCCCAGACCCTGGCTCGGGAGTTGCCTGAGGGCAGGGTGGCAGAGGCTCAGAGAACTCTGCGGGAGTTGCAGCAGGGCCCAGAAAGGGCTGGAGCCTTTCCAGGCAGGGAGAAGCAGGGCAGGGCATCGAAACTAGTCCTGTGGTCCTGGCCTCAGAGTGGGCATGGAGGCCTCTTTGCCCCGCCGCCTGGGATggccctttctgtcttccttgttCAGGCTGGACAGACAGCCCTGACCTTCTCTCCGCTTGGCCTCCACAGCTCCTCCAGACAACCAACAACTCCCCTATGAACTCAAAGCCCCAGCAGATTAAAATGCAGTCCACAAAAAAGGGTCCCCTGAGCAAACGAGAAGAAGGAGGTCCATCTGGTGTGTCCGCGGCAGGAGCGCCCCCAGCCGGGGATGAAGTTTCCTCGCTGGGGTCTACACAGGCTTCCACATCCAGTGGTCTCCAGCCACAGGTAAGCAGAGCTTCTTACGGCCTCTGGCATGGGGGTGGGATTGGCAAGGCTGATAATCTAATTGGTCCTGATTTGCATTTGGTTTTAatcaaataaaacagaatagaaaaGTGTCAAGGTtcccctttttgttgttttgattttttgttttgttttgttttttgtttttcgagacagggtttctctgtgttagacaTGTCTGTCtgggacttgccttgtagaccaggctggcctcaaattcacagtctctgcctcccaagtgctgggattaaaggtgtgtaccaccgttcctggcaattttttttttttaagtaagatctcactctgtagggcagactggcctgaaattcatTATATAGGTTaaaccagccttgaactcaaggctgTCTTCCTCAGCTTTTTTGATGCTAAGATCACACctatgagccaccacgcccagccaaggCTTCCCCTTCATAATAAGAATATATGTGGGTGTGCTGGTGCTGTTGGCTGAGCTCCCACACCCCTGAGAGACACTGCCTGAGAGGCTCCTCATTCACCTCAGCATGAGGGTGGTGGCCTTCGCCAGGTTGTGGTACCGCGTGTGCGTCATTATATTACTCACCTGCCTggtctttctagttctttctgaccTAACAGAGGCCTAGTACCCCTCTCCCTGATGCCTGCCCCgtgttgttttctctctggtcTTGTTGGAATAGGCCTCCATATGTGTTACAATTGCACAGGACTATGCCCactcttttctgcctcctctccaatgctccctccctccttcccccttgcAGTCCCCTGCCCTAATGTGGTTTCCGGGCCCCTGCCAGGTAGCAGTGATGCTTGTTGACCTCTGTTCCCTTTATGCTTCTGCCCAGCTCCCCCGCCATGAGCACACATCTCCATGCCTGCCAGGAGGACCCCATTTCCTTGTAAACTCCTGACCAGGTTAGGGCTGCTGCCTGGCCCTGCTGTAGAGGAGCTTCGCTTCTCAagtgcctgctttctttcttttagcccAAGCCCAGCAGTGGGGGCCGGCGACGAGGGGGCCAGCGCCACAAGGTGAAGTCCCAGGGGGCCTGTGTGACTCCTGCCAGCAGCTGCTGAATGTTCCCCTGGTCCACTTGACCACCCATGAGATCCTCACTGCTCACTGGCCACTGCTCACCAGCTGGGCAGAGCATCTTTGACcgccacccacccactccagcccACAGCCAGAGCATCCTTGTTGCCACACCCCCGTTTTGCAAGGGGGATTGTAATTTATAAGATGAAGAGGGACCAGATGTCCAAGGACTGACCATCTCCCACCTGCCTTCTTCCTTATATCTTTCGTACATCTGGGCCCTTAATTTCtatctttttattatatatctctgtcgtgtgtgtgtgtgtgtgtgagtgtgtgtgtgtgtgtgtgtgtgtgtgtgtgtgtgtgtgtgtgtgtgtgtgtgtgttacataggAGGTGTGTGCAGGAGTGCAGCTAACCCTGTCAGTCTCCATTTCAGTCCTGGCTGGCCACCAGCCTCCGAAAGctgcctgtctgtccttccatccGTCTGCATCTGTCTCGATGAGATCCTCAGGAGCCCAGGGCACCTGTCCTCCCTGGCCATTTGCCCCTGTTAGCCAGAAGCCCCTCTTTGGAGCTGACCTGGGTTCAGGGATCCCCTAATCTACGATGTGGGGAGTTTAACAGAAAGTGGTGGCCTCCcctatttctctttttccctcctaaGCTCCCAAGCAGGTAACTCTAAACGCTCTTCAGTGGCACTTGTGATGTGTGGAGGGCGTGGTGACTGTGTTGTAGGACTGCCCACCCTGACTCTTGACCCTTGCCCTGGATCCAAAGACCTGGGTGGGCTTCCCCGTGGAGACAATCTTGGGCTTGCCTGGCTGGCCCTAGCTGCTCTGGCTTCTGTACGTGCTGGAggctcttcctgtttccacttaCATCTCTGGCTGAGCTCAGCGTGGGGGACTAGACTGGGTCTGAGTCTTCCTGCAGTCGGGTTTTGGTGAGGGAGGTACTCCTGAGTTGAGCCAGGACTAGaaaccctccttccccacctcaccccaacacagctgccatcccagcactgaagggCCTGAGCCCAGATCCCCCGATGAGGGTGTGCAAGGGCAGGTGGCAGTGCAGACTTGTAGGCCATTAGAAGGCCAGCCTGCTGCTAGGGTATGGTGGGGTGGGCAAGGCCAGTGTGGATAGAGTGCTGCACCACGACCTCAGGCTGGGGTGCTCTCTCTCAGCCAGGACAGATGCCCAGCTGGCTGGGTCCCTCTtcagccccacctccccacccaagCTCTCTCTTGTCCTCTGCTCCTGACTGTTCTTACCTCCCGTCCCTTCCTTCTAGCTGTTTCTAGTTACCACTGCCCCATGGCCATGAACTGACCAGACCAGCATTCACAATAAAAGTTTGTTCTAAGTTGACAGTGTCATGTTCCCTGCCCAGCCCTCCAGGTGGAGGTGCTGCCATGGGGACACTGTAATTCTGCCTGCCCTGTGCCCCTGGTGGCACCTGAGAGGAACAGGGCGTCTAGGAGCCCCACTTTGAGAGTACAAGTGCTCCACCAGCTATTTTGAACCGCACTTCCTTCATACAAAGCCCTGCCTTTGGGTTGTGTGGACTCATAGAGTGTGagggaggcaggctgatcacagcctgctgctgctgctgctgttgtgggCTGGCTTGCTGACTCCACGCTGGGCATTGCTGCTACCGTCGCTGAGGATGAGGACACTGAAGCTCAGGGAAGGGCTGGCTCCAGCGGTGTTAGCTCCTGCTCACCCTGCAGCCCTTGCCCAGCCAGCTAGAGGCCAGCCCCCTGACTCCCACTCTTCTCACCTGTTCTTTGTGGCTCTGGTTCACCCGGGCCAGTGCCTTTGTAGTAATGGGACTACAGTATGGCACATGGCGCAGTGGCAGCTGTGACTTCATATGCACTGGGCCACAGTAGAGCCCATCTCATCTTAACTGTGCCCCCGTAAGCATCAGTGGTCATTAGAACTGTTGTGTTCAGTAGCCATAGCTACCAGTCTAGCCTCTGGCCTTCAGGGAGGTAGATCTGGGTATGGCCAAGGGAGCTGACTAGACTCAGTGTTGAACTGTCATTAATAGGGACTTTAAAGATCCCTGCAGAACTTAGCCCTTTCAGTTCTCCACTTAGAGAAAATACCAGCCCATTTTTAGTCAATAAAGAATAAACTTGTTAACCCATCAATCTTGTAAGTGCAAGGAAGAGCCAGCCTTTTTATGTGCAACTTCTGTTTGCAGTTTCTTTCTAGGACTGAGGCTGTGGGGTAGGGTCGGGTGGCCAGATCCTCACATCACATGTCGGCATCTGTTGGGGCTCATTGGTACCTAGTACTGAGACGATATAACAGGAATGTGCTATGGTACCGGGTGTATTTGGCTGAGGTTGAGGAGAGTTAGGAAGAGAAAGGTGTGAGGCTCAGATGCTAAGCAGCCAGGGGATTTGAACGGGCCAGGTAGCAAAAGCACTGAGCCCTAGTGGTGTGTGGCAAGTGACAGGGCTGTTTGCTGGGACGCTTCCTGCCCAGTGACGTGTCTTATGGAAAGGAGTGTGAGCACAGATCCAGTGTCCCTGGGCTCTGGGCCACCTTGTACTCCAGCCAgtgccctctcctccctgctcaCCAGTCCCTGCTTTTACTTCCTCAACCATGGCAAGGACTAGCTCTGGGCAAAATGCCATGGTCAGTAGGAGGCTCCTGGTGAAGGGTCACCCTGAGCTGAATCTAGGTAGCCATCAGGGTGTCTTCCCCAGGACCTGGCAGATCCTGGCTGTCTGTGTTTAAGCAGAGATAGGAAAGTCCTCCACAGAGgtgcgtttttgtttttgtttgtttctttgttttgttttgtttttttggtttttcaagacagggtttctctgtgtagccttggccatcctggactcactatatagacgaggctggtctcgaactcacagcgatccgcctgcctctgcctcccgagtgctgggattaaaggcgtgcaccaccacgcccggctttgttttgtttttcaaaacagggtttctctgtgtaacagccctagctgtcctggacttgctctgtagaccaggctggcctcgaactcacagggatctgcctgcctccctcccaagtgctgggataaaaagtgtACGCTACTGCACCTTGCCCACACAGGTGTTCTGGAAGCTCCTAAAGTCATCTCATTCTCTCCTGCCAGCCCCTAAATCCAGGAGCACTGCAGTAGATCTTAGCTGGGGTTCAAGTTCATCCCAGTGGGTTTTGACCTGTGTTGCTGAGCATTAGAACTGAGCCTTTGGGTGCAGTGGTTTGGCTGAGAACTCAGTCCCTTGTATCCCCAAAGAACAGCTGAGTCGCTGTGACAGCCAGAAAAAAAGGACAATCCATTGATCCTGGGCATCCTTTATTTTTTTGCATAGGCATAAATTAGAATCTAgagaggtttgtttttgttttgtttttagaaagaatCAACAGTGCAGCATTTGTGACAGGAGAGCGCAAAACAAGTCCCGAGGATAGGGCTGTACAGGTCCCCATTTCGCCAGAACACTTAGCCGGGCTTTGCCTGTAGCTCCCCTGGGTCCCTTCCATAGGCCCCTCTCAGAGGCCAGGACCTAGAAACTGAGTACCAGCTGGTGCCCCTCAGAATGGGGCTAGGAATCAAGCCTGTAgcttttcagttaaaaaaaaaaaaaacaacaaacaaaaccaaaaaccttgaGAATTCTATATATAATACAGCAGGGTTGTTCGGTCTAAAAGCCTCTTCCTTTCCCGACACAAGGTAACTTGCCAGGCTCCCTCTCAGTCCCCATCAACTGCCCCCatagagaaggagccagaaaggaAACAATCTAAGTAAGAGCTGAGAGCCCCAGGAAGTTGCTTTAGAGCCGACAGGCCCCTCACTAGGGTCTCATTAGATGGGGTGGGCTAGTGTAGCCCCCTCCACCTGAGACCTTGAACCACCCCTGGCTATTGGCACTGGACCAGGAGAACCCACACAAAGTCATCTCTCCACTCTTCTAGACTACCCTGATAGAACGGCCCCAAAGACAGGCCGAGGTTCTCCCCTGGGCACTGGAAAGCTTGCTGTGGAGCACAGGCAGGATGCAGCAGGAATGGAGCAAAGTAGACTCCACATCAGGAGAAAAAGCAATGGTCCCCAGCACTGTACAGCCCTCAGAAGCACACAGGAAACACCGGGGGCCCTGTGGGTCATGGCACCTG
This window of the Acomys russatus chromosome 17, mAcoRus1.1, whole genome shotgun sequence genome carries:
- the Gtpbp1 gene encoding GTP-binding protein 1; this translates as MAAERSRSPVDSPVPASMFAPEPSSPGGARAAAAAARLHGGFDSDCSEDGEALNGEPELDLTSKLVLVSPTSEQYDSLLRQMWERMDEGCGETIYVIGQGSDGTEYGLSEADMEASYATVKSMAEQIDADVILLRERQEAGGRVRDYLVRKRVGDNDFLEVRVAVVGNVDAGKSTLLGVLTHGELDNGRGFARQKLFRHKHEIESGRTSSVGNDILGFDSEGNVVNKPDSHGGSLEWTKICEKSTKVITFIDLAGHEKYLKTTVFGMTGHLPDFCMLMVGSNAGIVGMTKEHLGLALALNVPVFVVVTKIDMCPANILQETLKLLQRLLKSPGCRKIPVLVQSKDDVIVTASNFSSERMCPIFQISNVTGENLDLLKMFLNLLSPRTSYREEEPAEFQIDDTYSVPGVGTVVSGTTLRGLIKLNDTLLLGPDPLGNFLSIAVKSIHRKRMPVKEVRGGQTASFALKKIKRSSIRKGMVMVSPRLNPQASWEFEAEILVLHHPTTISPRYQAMVHCGSIRQTATILSMDKDCLRTGDKATVHFRFIKTPEYLHIDQRLVFREGRTKAVGTITKLLQTTNNSPMNSKPQQIKMQSTKKGPLSKREEGGPSGVSAAGAPPAGDEVSSLGSTQASTSSGLQPQPKPSSGGRRRGGQRHKVKSQGACVTPASSC